The following coding sequences are from one Sesamum indicum cultivar Zhongzhi No. 13 linkage group LG11, S_indicum_v1.0, whole genome shotgun sequence window:
- the LOC105173693 gene encoding inter-alpha-trypsin inhibitor heavy chain H3 isoform X1, with protein sequence MAEDFEAAVEEGLNLSKRVYFGKDRAVAPPKPLTAMDRATGCSYLPTSPMLYAVISDPAIVDNPDRPSYQPHVHGRCEPPALIPLQMNGVSLEVDCSLDTAFVTVTGTWRLHCVMSSRSCDCRIAVPMGEQGSILGVEVELPRKSYSTQLISVDNEKGTEKVPKVEDGGFLKAHIFTLTIPQIDGGTNISVKLRWCQKLLYCDGQFTLNIPFNFPEYVTPAAKKVSKRETIQLNVNAGPGTEILLKTTSHPLKEQLRQAGKLGFFYDSEVLSWSSSDFLFTYSVSSSHTFGGVLLSPPLVHDVDNRDIFCCYLFPGKQQSRKAFRREVVFAVDISGSMSGKLLEDTKTALFTALAKLDPEDLFNVIAFNDGTLLFSSSLERATAGAIEHVTQWINTNFVAGGGTNILLPLNQAFEMLSDRCNSIPVIFLITDGSVEDERNICDTLKHQLGKKEKIRPRIYTLGIGTFCNHYFLRMLAIIGRGHHDAASVDSIEDRMKGLFARASSIVLVDIAFQNLDDLDDLEVFPSQIPDLSSESPLIVSGRYRGTFPETLKINGVLADISNFPLDLKVHEAKEMPIDKIVVKHQIEQLTAQAWYTENQELKEKIAKMSVQNAIISEYTNMVLLETDKGKINADSAVVKKLQVSGKGDHHKAEDPKPQKIIMLPNMGIGFGNLTATAENIPPGSSYTRPPDAAEVFAKAASDCCASLCGRCCCMCCIQTCSRMNDQCAILITQLCGALACLGCYTCCGVCCGGSNDG encoded by the exons ATGGCGGAGGATTTCGAGGCCGCGGTGGAGGAGGGGCTGAACCTCTCCAAGAGGGTGTACTTCGGCAAGGACAGGGCGGTTGCGCCTCCCAAGCCCCTGACGGCTATGGACAGAGCCACCGGCTGCTCCTACCTTCCAACTTCCCCTATGCTGTACGCCGTGATTAGCGATCCGGCTATCGTCGACAATCCGGATAGGCCGAGCTACCAGCCGCACGTGCACGGGAGGTGCGAGCCCCCGGCCTTGATCCCCCTCCAGATGAATGGGGTTTCACTCGAGGTTGATTGCTCTCTGGACACGGCGTTTGTTACGGTGACCGGCACGTGGCGCCTGCACTGCGTCATGAGCAGCCGCAGCTGTGATTGCCGTATCGCGGTTCCCATGGGCGAACAG GGTTCGATTCTAGGTGTGGAGGTTGAGTTACCCAGGAAATCATATTCTACTCAACTAATTAGCGTGGACAATGAAAAAGGTACAGAAAAGGTTCCAAAGGTTGAAGATGGTGGCTTCTTGAAAGCTCATATATTCACTCTTACAATTCCACAG ATTGACGGAGGAACCAACATATCGGTTAAACTTAGATGGTGTCAAAAATTACTCTACTGTGATGGGCAATTCACCTTGAACATTCCATTTAATTTCCCTGAGTATGTAACACCAGCTGCGAAGAAGGTCTCTAAACGGGAAACAATTCAGTTGAATGTTAATGCTGGTCCTGGAACTGAGATTCTATTGAAAACAACTAGTCATCCTTTGAAG GAGCAACTACGACAAGCAGGAAAATTGGGTTTCTTCTATGACTCTGAAGTTCTTTCATGGTCAAGCAGTGACTTTTTGTTCACGTACAGC GTATCTTCAAGTCATACTTTTGGTGGTGTACTTTTGAGTCCTCCCCTGGTACATGATGTTGATAATAGAGATATATTCTGTTGCTATCTTTTCCCTGGAAAACAGCAGAGCAGAAAG GCTTTTAGGAGGGAAGTGGTGTTTGCTGTTGATATAAGTGGAAGCATGAGCGGCAAACTGCTTGAAGATACCAAGACTGCTCTCTTTACCGCCCTGGCCAAGCTTGATCCTGAAGACTTGTTTAATGTAATTGCATTCAATGATGGAACTTTACTATTTTCCTCATCTCTGGAGCGAGCAACTGCAGGAGCTATTGAACATGTAACTCAATGGATTAATACGAATTTTGTAGCTGGTGGTGGCACAAATATTCTGCTTCCTCTGAATCAG GCCTTTGAGATGTTATCTGATAGATGCAACTCAATCCCAGTCATTTTTCTCATTACTGATGGGTCTGTCGAAGATGAGAGAAATATTTGTGATACCCTGAAACACCAGTtaggaaaaaaagagaagattcGTCCGAGAATATACACATTGGGCATAG GTACGTTCTgtaatcattattttcttcGGATGCTTGCAATAATTGGCCGGGGGCATCATGATGCTGCTAGTGTGG ATTCTATTGAGGATCGAATGAAAGGACTATTTGCGAGAGCATCATCTATTGTTCTTGTAGATATTGCTTTTCAGAATCTTGATGACCTTGATGACCTTGAG GTATTTCCTTCTCAAATTCCAGACCTTTCATCTGAAAGCCCCTTGATTGTGTCAGGAAGATATCGTGGAACATTTCCGGAGACCCTTAAAATTAATGGTGTACTTGCAGATATTAGCAATTTTCCTCTAGACCTGAAGGTGCACGAGGCAAAGGAGATGCCCATTGACAAG ATAGTAGTCAAGCATCAGATTGAACAACTTACGGCTCAGGCCTGGTACACAGAAAATCAGGAGCTCAAGGAGAAG ATAGCAAAGATGAGTGTCCAAAATGCGATCATCTCTGAATATACAAACATGGTTTTGCTTGAGACTGATAAAGGGAAAATAAATGCTGATTCAGCGGTTGTTAAAAAG TTGCAGGTCTCCGGCAAAGGTGATCATCACAAGGCGGAAGATCCTAAaccacaaaagataataatgcTGCCTAATATGGGAATTGGTTTCGGCAATTTAACTGCAACAGCTGAAAACATTCCACCTGGATCCAGCTACACTAGACCCCCTGATGCTGCAGAAGTTTTTGCAAAGGCAGCTTCTGACTGCTGCGCAAGCCTTTGCGGTCGTTGCTGTTGCATGTGCTGTATCCAAACGTGTTCACGGATGAACGACCAATGTGCCATCTTAATCACTCAGTTGTGCGGTGCATTGGCTTGTTTGGGTTGTTACACCTGTTGTGGTGTATGCTGCGGTGGCAGCAATGATGGATGA
- the LOC105173691 gene encoding uncharacterized protein LOC105173691 codes for MKIFNWMRNKRNAKESSNHSSNPQSVPNHIMHQHCKEEFSDWPNGLLTIGTFGNNNLKHSDKCSVQGPLHSGQDHLEQKDLEEVDKELIRLLNKHISLYSSLSDESEKHNNLSVEKFLDCLKEDEKKAGELMSENKDARLQRSTSLVQRAGKDIRLDNKTKGISKKSLSFLLKKAFVCRGGFVPNPMLRDPLPDPKLDNSRMEKILRAMLHKKIYPQKHTPRTASKKYLDMAETDSDEEQCEEASRRSKWVKTDSEYIVLEI; via the exons ATGAAG ATCTTTAATTGGATGCGAAACAAACGTAATGCCAAGGAGAGTAGCAATCACAGCTCAAATCCACAATCAGTGCCGA ATCATATAATGCACCAACACTGCAAAGAAGAATTCTCTGATTGGCCAAATGGTTTACTTACAATTGGGACATTCGGAAATAACAATCTGAAACATTCAGACAAGTGCAGCGTCCAAGGGCCATTACACTCCGGTCAAGATCATCTTGAACAGAAGGACTTGGAAGAAGTTGACAAAGAGTTGATACGGTTACTGAATAagcatatttctctttattctaGTTTATCAGACGAATCAGAAAAGCATAATAATCTGTCAGTAGAGAAATTCTTGGACTGCTTGAAGGAAGATGAGAAAAAGGCCGGCGAGTTGATGTCAGAAAATAAAGACGCACGTCTCCAGAGGAGCACCAGTTTAGTCCAAAGGGCAGGGAAAGATATTCGGTTGgataacaaaacaaaaggcaTCAGCAAGAAATCATTGTCGTTTCTCCTCAAGAAGGCATTTGTGTGCAGAGGAGGATTCGTGCCAAATCCCATGTTAAGGGATCCACTTCCAGATCCTAAATTGGATAACTCAAGAATGGAGAAG ATATTGAGGGCTATGCTGCACAAAAAGATATATCCTCAAAAGCATACTCCGAGGACTGCTTCAAAGAAATACTTGGACATGGCTGAGACTGATAGTGATGAGGAACAGTGTGAAGAGGCCAGCCGTAGAAGTAAATGGGTCAAAACAGACTCGGAAT ATATTGTTCTAGAGATATGA
- the LOC105173689 gene encoding Werner Syndrome-like exonuclease yields MDHYIYISPPPSNSVFPPGHIILAPVPCLPDFYSVNFEGELIRVTVAKKAVHIHEWISGICRIHRPSLERKLIVGIDTEWLPNLAPDDDHPVAILQLCVGQYCLIVQLLHADCIPPSLYGFLADPRHVFCGVGVQEDVKKLYDHHGLTVANTADLNDLARLASELDGREYYHMGLKKMALAILGKAMVKPLRVTLSKWDSHNLDSEQVEYAAVDAYVSFQIAFALYPWIDYQLEEIVHY; encoded by the coding sequence ATGGATCACTACATCTACATATCCCCACCCCCCTCAAATTCAGTCTTCCCTCCCGGCCACATTATCTTAGCCCCAGTACCGTGTTTGCCAGATTTTTACTCTGTAAACTTTGAAGGTGAATTGATCCGAGTTACTGTTGCGAAGAAGGCTGTTCATATCCATGAGTGGATTTCCGGGATTTGCCGTATTCACCGCCCCAGTCTTGAGCGCAAACTTATCGTTGGCATTGACACAGAGTGGCTTCCGAACCTTGCTCCTGATGATGACCATCCCGTTGCCATTCTCCAACTCTGCGTTGGCCAATATTGCCTCATCGTCCAACTTCTCCATGCCGACTGCATTCCACCTTCTCTCTATGGCTTCCTGGCCGACCCTCGGCACGTATTCTGCGGCGTTGGCGTCCAAGAAGATGTCAAGAAACTGTATGATCACCACGGCTTGACTGTGGCCAACACTGCTGACCTTAATGACTTGGCTAGATTGGCGAGCGAACTAGATGGGAGGGAGTATTACCATATGGGATTGAAAAAGATGGCCTTGGCAATTCTTGGCAAGGCGATGGTGAAGCCGTTGCGAGTTACGCTGAGCAAGTGGGATTCTCATAACCTCGATTCTGAGCAAGTGGAATATGCAGCCGTCGACGCGTATGTTTCGTTCCAGATTGCTTTTGCACTGTACCCATGGATTGATTATCAATTGGAAGAGATTGTTCACTACTGA
- the LOC105173690 gene encoding ubiquinone biosynthesis protein COQ9, mitochondrial, with protein sequence MYRSPARRLLPALCRSAGHYAGQPSPIRCSAPIIHSAAFSPSAASDKPLNHKPHQFGSSSSSSSSEGGKPRATARPKAHWQEEQARVLQASLRHVIRLGWGEASMIAGAREVGVSPSIVGSFPRKEAALVEFFMDDCLQRLIDIIDMKEDLKSLIPSQRVAKLVRIRLEMQAPYISKWPQALSIQAQPLNISTSFKQRAMLVDEIWHAAGDEATDMDWYVKRTVLGGIYSTSELYMLADTSPDFQDTWAFLDERVSDAFDLQKTVKEAKYLAEAVGAGMGGSVQGLVKRLFQG encoded by the exons ATGTATCGATCGCCGGCCAGAAGGCTACTGCCGGCGTTGTGCCGGTCCGCCGGTCACTATGCAGGCCAACCATCTCCTATTCGCTGCTCAGCTCCAATCATTCATTCCGCGGCGTTTTCGCCCTCCGCTGCCTCTGACAAACCTCTAAATCACAAGCCGCACCAGTTCGGCTCTTCCAGTTCGTCGTCATCTAGTGAAGGGGGGAAGCCTAGAGCCACGGCTCGCCCCAAAGCTCACTGGCAGGAAGAACAGGCGCGTGTTCTTCAGGCCTCCCTCCGCCACGTG ATTAGATTAGGATGGGGTGAGGCCTCCATGATCGCTGGAGCAAGGGAGGTTGGTGTATCTCCATCTATTGTTGGATCTTTTCCTCGAAAAGAAGCTGCACTTGTAGAG TTTTTCATGGATGATTGTCTGCAAAGGTTGATTGACATAATTGACATGAAAGAGGATTTGAAAAGCTTAATTCCTAGTCAGCGTGTGGCCAAGcttgtcagaattcgattagaAATGCAGGCTCCCTACATTTCAAAGTGGCCCCAAGCACTTAGCATACAG GCGCAACCTTTGAATATTTCAACAAGCTTCAAGCAAAGAGCAATGcttgttgatgaaatttggCATGCTGCTGGTGATGAGGCCACTGATATGGATTGGTATGTGAAGCGCACAGTCCTTGGTGGAATATACTCTACATCTGAACTATACATGCTAGCTGATACTTCCCCAG ATTTTCAGGATACATGGGCATTCTTGGATGAAAGAGTTAGTGATGCTTTTGATTTACAAAAGACAGTTAAAGAG GCAAAGTATTTGGCTGAAGCAGTGGGAGCAGGGATGGGAGGTTCTGTGCAAGGACTTGTGAAGAGACTTTTTCAGGGTTGA
- the LOC105173693 gene encoding inter-alpha-trypsin inhibitor heavy chain H3 isoform X2 — protein MAEDFEAAVEEGLNLSKRVYFGKDRAVAPPKPLTAMDRATGCSYLPTSPMLYAVISDPAIVDNPDRPSYQPHVHGRCEPPALIPLQMNGVSLEVDCSLDTAFVTVTGTWRLHCVMSSRSCDCRIAVPMGEQGSILGVEVELPRKSYSTQLISVDNEKGTEKVPKVEDGGFLKAHIFTLTIPQIDGGTNISVKLRWCQKLLYCDGQFTLNIPFNFPEYVTPAAKKVSKRETIQLNVNAGPGTEILLKTTSHPLKEQLRQAGKLGFFYDSEVLSWSSSDFLFTYSVSSSHTFGGVLLSPPLVHDVDNRDIFCCYLFPGKQQSRKAFRREVVFAVDISGSMSGKLLEDTKTALFTALAKLDPEDLFNVIAFNDGTLLFSSSLERATAGAIEHVTQWINTNFVAGGGTNILLPLNQAFEMLSDRCNSIPVIFLITDGSVEDERNICDTLKHQLGKKEKIRPRIYTLGIGTFCNHYFLRMLAIIGRGHHDAASVDSIEDRMKGLFARASSIVLVDIAFQNLDDLDDLEVFPSQIPDLSSESPLIVSGRYRGTFPETLKINGVLADISNFPLDLKVHEAKEMPIDKIVVKHQIEQLTAQAWYTENQELKEKIAKMSVQNAIISEYTNMVLLETDKGKINADSAVVKKVSGKGDHHKAEDPKPQKIIMLPNMGIGFGNLTATAENIPPGSSYTRPPDAAEVFAKAASDCCASLCGRCCCMCCIQTCSRMNDQCAILITQLCGALACLGCYTCCGVCCGGSNDG, from the exons ATGGCGGAGGATTTCGAGGCCGCGGTGGAGGAGGGGCTGAACCTCTCCAAGAGGGTGTACTTCGGCAAGGACAGGGCGGTTGCGCCTCCCAAGCCCCTGACGGCTATGGACAGAGCCACCGGCTGCTCCTACCTTCCAACTTCCCCTATGCTGTACGCCGTGATTAGCGATCCGGCTATCGTCGACAATCCGGATAGGCCGAGCTACCAGCCGCACGTGCACGGGAGGTGCGAGCCCCCGGCCTTGATCCCCCTCCAGATGAATGGGGTTTCACTCGAGGTTGATTGCTCTCTGGACACGGCGTTTGTTACGGTGACCGGCACGTGGCGCCTGCACTGCGTCATGAGCAGCCGCAGCTGTGATTGCCGTATCGCGGTTCCCATGGGCGAACAG GGTTCGATTCTAGGTGTGGAGGTTGAGTTACCCAGGAAATCATATTCTACTCAACTAATTAGCGTGGACAATGAAAAAGGTACAGAAAAGGTTCCAAAGGTTGAAGATGGTGGCTTCTTGAAAGCTCATATATTCACTCTTACAATTCCACAG ATTGACGGAGGAACCAACATATCGGTTAAACTTAGATGGTGTCAAAAATTACTCTACTGTGATGGGCAATTCACCTTGAACATTCCATTTAATTTCCCTGAGTATGTAACACCAGCTGCGAAGAAGGTCTCTAAACGGGAAACAATTCAGTTGAATGTTAATGCTGGTCCTGGAACTGAGATTCTATTGAAAACAACTAGTCATCCTTTGAAG GAGCAACTACGACAAGCAGGAAAATTGGGTTTCTTCTATGACTCTGAAGTTCTTTCATGGTCAAGCAGTGACTTTTTGTTCACGTACAGC GTATCTTCAAGTCATACTTTTGGTGGTGTACTTTTGAGTCCTCCCCTGGTACATGATGTTGATAATAGAGATATATTCTGTTGCTATCTTTTCCCTGGAAAACAGCAGAGCAGAAAG GCTTTTAGGAGGGAAGTGGTGTTTGCTGTTGATATAAGTGGAAGCATGAGCGGCAAACTGCTTGAAGATACCAAGACTGCTCTCTTTACCGCCCTGGCCAAGCTTGATCCTGAAGACTTGTTTAATGTAATTGCATTCAATGATGGAACTTTACTATTTTCCTCATCTCTGGAGCGAGCAACTGCAGGAGCTATTGAACATGTAACTCAATGGATTAATACGAATTTTGTAGCTGGTGGTGGCACAAATATTCTGCTTCCTCTGAATCAG GCCTTTGAGATGTTATCTGATAGATGCAACTCAATCCCAGTCATTTTTCTCATTACTGATGGGTCTGTCGAAGATGAGAGAAATATTTGTGATACCCTGAAACACCAGTtaggaaaaaaagagaagattcGTCCGAGAATATACACATTGGGCATAG GTACGTTCTgtaatcattattttcttcGGATGCTTGCAATAATTGGCCGGGGGCATCATGATGCTGCTAGTGTGG ATTCTATTGAGGATCGAATGAAAGGACTATTTGCGAGAGCATCATCTATTGTTCTTGTAGATATTGCTTTTCAGAATCTTGATGACCTTGATGACCTTGAG GTATTTCCTTCTCAAATTCCAGACCTTTCATCTGAAAGCCCCTTGATTGTGTCAGGAAGATATCGTGGAACATTTCCGGAGACCCTTAAAATTAATGGTGTACTTGCAGATATTAGCAATTTTCCTCTAGACCTGAAGGTGCACGAGGCAAAGGAGATGCCCATTGACAAG ATAGTAGTCAAGCATCAGATTGAACAACTTACGGCTCAGGCCTGGTACACAGAAAATCAGGAGCTCAAGGAGAAG ATAGCAAAGATGAGTGTCCAAAATGCGATCATCTCTGAATATACAAACATGGTTTTGCTTGAGACTGATAAAGGGAAAATAAATGCTGATTCAGCGGTTGTTAAAAAG GTCTCCGGCAAAGGTGATCATCACAAGGCGGAAGATCCTAAaccacaaaagataataatgcTGCCTAATATGGGAATTGGTTTCGGCAATTTAACTGCAACAGCTGAAAACATTCCACCTGGATCCAGCTACACTAGACCCCCTGATGCTGCAGAAGTTTTTGCAAAGGCAGCTTCTGACTGCTGCGCAAGCCTTTGCGGTCGTTGCTGTTGCATGTGCTGTATCCAAACGTGTTCACGGATGAACGACCAATGTGCCATCTTAATCACTCAGTTGTGCGGTGCATTGGCTTGTTTGGGTTGTTACACCTGTTGTGGTGTATGCTGCGGTGGCAGCAATGATGGATGA